In Hermetia illucens chromosome 1, iHerIll2.2.curated.20191125, whole genome shotgun sequence, one genomic interval encodes:
- the LOC119646457 gene encoding PI-actitoxin-Afv2a-like, with protein MQWLFVHFFSISLFVAIFASIDSGKRVPKNPICLLPKKVGICNADIDRVFYNSTSGLCEVFSWSGCEKNDNNFRLLYDCIVACIL; from the exons ATGCAGTGGTTGTTCGTACACTTTTTTTCAATCAGCctttttgtagccatttttgcatcaattgattCGG GCAAGCGAGTACCAAAGAATCCAA TCTGTCTCCTTCCGAAAAAAGTTGGCATTTGCAATGCTGATATCGATCGTGTATTTTATAATTCAACCTCAGGATTGTGCGAAGTCTTCAGCTGGAGTGGATGTGAAAAAAATGACAATAACTTTAGGCTATTATATGACTGCATTGTTGCATGTATACTTTAA
- the LOC119658761 gene encoding hemolymph trypsin inhibitor B-like: MRFMLAVFVLISLFAAILAAGNPVCSLPKDVGPCRAGKPRFFYNTATKQCERFMYGGCQGNENNFETIDACKAACSN, encoded by the exons ATGAGGTTTATGCTCGCAGTTTTTGTTCTTATCAGCCTTTTTGCTGCCATTCTAGCGGCTGGCAATCCAG TTTGTTCGCTGCCAAAAGATGTAGGACCATGCCGGGCCGGAAAACCTAGGTTTTTCTATAACACAGCGACAAAACAGTGTGAACGCTTCATGTACGGTGGATGCCagggaaatgaaaataacttTGAAACAATTGATGCTTGCAAGGCGGCTTGTTCAAATTAA
- the LOC119658769 gene encoding PI-actitoxin-Axm2b-like, whose product MKAVLLIFLICAGAFLNEAKNNEICWLPQQSGFCRMRQLSYFFDNSTQTCQSFVYGGCGGNRNRFHTEAECIETCV is encoded by the exons ATGAAAGCGGTTTTGCTTATTTTCCTTATTTGCGCGGGTGCATTTTTAAACGAAGCCAAAAATAATG AAATTTGTTGGCTACCTCAGCAAAGTGGATTCTGCAGGATGAGGCAATTAAGCTACTTTTTCGATAATTCGACTCAAACATGCCAATCCTTCGTTTACGGTGGTTGTGGTGGCAATCGGAATCGCTTCCATACAGAAGCTGAGTGTATAGAAACATGCGTTTAA
- the LOC119659360 gene encoding PI-actitoxin-Aeq3c-like, producing MKLSVSFLFVLCCFLSVVVARNEDVCSQPLIIGTCRARIPLYYFDSKTNSCEKFEYGGCDGNDNQFATLDECKKACM from the exons atgaaattaagCGTGAGTTTCTTGTTTGTGCTTTGCTGCTTCTTGTCGGTGGTAGTGGCCAGAAACGAAG ACGTATGCTCGCAGCCTCTTATAATTGGAACCTGCCGGGCCCGGATTCCCCTGTACTACTTCGACTCGAAAACAAATAGTTGCGAAAAGTTCGAATACGGAGGATGCGATGGAAACGATAATCAGTTTGCGACGTTAGATGAGTGCAAAAAAGCTTGTATGTAg